AGTCTTTCAGTCTCAAATTATCATGAACCCTGCATTATTATTTCTTCAGCTGGAATGCTTGAAGGCGGAAGAATCCAGGATCATTTATATCATAATATTCAAAATTACTATTGTACTATTTTATTTATCGGCTATTGTGCTAAAGGCACTTTAGGAAACCGACTACTTAGAGGTGATCCTATTGTTCGTTTACGCCATCGTGACCTGATGGTTTTTGCTACGATAAAACAAACTGATTTATTAAGCGGACATGGTGATCATGATGACCTGTTAAATACAGTTAAGCAACAGCAACCTGAAAAACTGAGAAAAGTATTCCTGGTTCATGGCGAAAGCAAAAGCCTGGAGAGCCTGGCAACTGCGGTGACAGAGGCTGGATATTCAGTATGTATACCGGAAAAAGGCGAAGTATTTGAACTCTGATTTCTGTTGAATAAAGTGATTTTGTATCAAATACTATACAGTTTATCGAATTACATCAAGTGTTTATTAAAATATGCCATTCCTTTAAACAACACCATAAAACGCTCATTATCAGTTCATTTTAAACTTAAATCTTCTAAAAGTTCCCGATTGGCAGGATTATTACGTGTTGCCTAATCATTCAGTAGAGAACTGATGATTTAATATCTAACTATAAATAAAGATGAACTCAAGAATTACAAAATCAGCGTTGATACTATCCTTAGTAGGACTATCAACTTCGTTATTCGCTCAGGATATTAATCCTGATACGACTAAACGTTTTGACAAGAAAAATTTCCGCACCTGGTCGATAGGATTAAACGGTGGTATGTTAACTCATTACACGCCTTTCAACAACAGAGCTAATGGTGATTTCAGTACACCACAAGAGAGCTGGGGTTACGGAGGTTACATTAAGAAACAAATTCTTCCTGGATTTGGTATCCAGGCTGACTTCCTTGCTGGTAAAGTAAAAGGTCTAAGAGCTAATAATCCAGATGGTACTACACAAGCTGGTACAAGTTTTACTACTCGTATCGACTGGTCAGCAGCTGTTAGTGGTAACTTTACAATTGCTAACATGAGCTTAAACCAAAAGCGTTCAGTATTATCACCTTATTTAACTGCTGGTGCTGGTTATATGTCATCAAGTGCTAATACCAATGCAGTAGGTGGAACAAGTACAGGTTATGGCGAACATTGGTTCATCCCGGTTGGAGCAGGTTTCAAACTAGGTCTGTCAAAAGGTGTTAATTTAGATTTAGGTTACACAGTTAACTTCATGAAAACCAACAACTTTGATGGTGTAGCTAGTGGTGCAAATGATAAATTCACCTATGCACACGCTGGTATAGAGGTTGCCCTTGGTAAAAGAGGAACTTCTCAATTGCAAAACTACAGCGCAGTTGCAGCAATTCGTGAAGAAAGTGCAGCTGAAAGTGCTGAGTTAAGAAGAGCATTATCTACTTCTGAGCAAAACAGACTGAGAGATCAGGAACAATATGCTAAAGATATGGGTGATGAAGATGGAGACGGTGTAGCTAACAAATTTGATAAATGTCCAGGAACTCCTGCAAACACAGTTGTTGATGGTGCTGGTTGTCCTTTAAAAACACCAAAACAAATTATCAAAGAAAAAGTAATCGTTACCGCTGAAGACCGTAAAGTTGTTGATGAAGCGATCAGAAACTTAGAATTTGATTTAGGTAAATCTACAATCCGTGCTACATCTTATAACACTTTAAACAAAGTTGCTGCGCTATTAGTAGAGAAAAACTTTAGCTTAAAATTAGCAGGTCACACAGATAATACTGGTTCAATGGCTATTAACTTACGTCTTTCTAAAGACAGAGCTGAAGCGATCAAAACTTATTTAGTTTCTCAAGGTGCTAATGCATCTCGTATCGAAGCTACTGGTTACGGTCCAAACCAACCAATTGCATCTAACAAAACTGCTGCTGGTCGTCAGAAAAACAGAAGAGTTGAATTCTCTTTATTTTAATCAGAACAGCATTAATAAATAAAAAAGCAGGTGTCTCCAATGGGCACCTGCTTTTTTTTATACCATTATTTCGGGTCTGGATCACTATAATGAGTCAGCATCACGCTCCGGCCAGTACTCTCCTTTCAATTCCAGTTCTCCGGTTAATTGATCAATAAAAATTGTTAAAGTCATCCTTTCTTTGTTCAAAGTATCTATTGCACTGCAGGCACTAAACTCTTCTAAAACGTATTGTATTTTCAAACGGATAATCTCAGGATTACTGAGATCAATACTATCAGGGACAACTTCTGCCCTGCTTACCTTTTCCCGGGGATGATAGGCCTGGAGCATATAAGCTATCTGATCTGCATCTTTAGCTATTATATGGGTAAGCTGTTCTTTTATAGTCTTATCTTTCAGATTCAATGAAATACTTAAGTCAGATAAAATGGCCAACCCTGAGGAAACTTTTAATTTTACAGATGATTGC
This portion of the Pedobacter lusitanus genome encodes:
- a CDS encoding OmpA family protein, yielding MNSRITKSALILSLVGLSTSLFAQDINPDTTKRFDKKNFRTWSIGLNGGMLTHYTPFNNRANGDFSTPQESWGYGGYIKKQILPGFGIQADFLAGKVKGLRANNPDGTTQAGTSFTTRIDWSAAVSGNFTIANMSLNQKRSVLSPYLTAGAGYMSSSANTNAVGGTSTGYGEHWFIPVGAGFKLGLSKGVNLDLGYTVNFMKTNNFDGVASGANDKFTYAHAGIEVALGKRGTSQLQNYSAVAAIREESAAESAELRRALSTSEQNRLRDQEQYAKDMGDEDGDGVANKFDKCPGTPANTVVDGAGCPLKTPKQIIKEKVIVTAEDRKVVDEAIRNLEFDLGKSTIRATSYNTLNKVAALLVEKNFSLKLAGHTDNTGSMAINLRLSKDRAEAIKTYLVSQGANASRIEATGYGPNQPIASNKTAAGRQKNRRVEFSLF